The Nomia melanderi isolate GNS246 chromosome 4, iyNomMela1, whole genome shotgun sequence genome segment atttcattcgatacttaaccctttgcagtcgaaagttatTCACTGGAAATCTCCAAAATTCTCCGATCAGACGCGGAGACATTTTCGAAAACTAATTTATCAAGAAGTCACGCATagattgaggaacaaagctattttacttgaatattccGTCTATCGTCGCTTTACGccaagcttaatattaaatatcgaactttatgaTTTCGCCGAGAGTCGTTTCTTCAGTGAAGTGCCAACCTTCTGGTGATGAACAGGCATTCGAAACGTTAGAGAGAGAACGCCCGCTGCAGACCATAAAAACGAAGTATTTACATTGATCAGGAGAATCAAAATTTACAGTTAATTCGAACAATTATCCAGGTCAGCTTTTTTCCCTTAATACCTATAAACTGTTCGTCTTGCGTAGAGAAAGGTAGAGAGAACGATGGTTAAAATGAAAGTTGATGGGAAAGGAATCCCGTACAGTGCATCGTGGAAAATGGCGTCTCTGAAAGGGGCCAAGACCTGGTATTTTCATGGTTTTCGAGTTACTCGGGGGAACAGCCTCCGGTTCCCCGGATAATACCGCGGAAAATCGTGGCACGCGAACGGATTCTAACGGGATGCAGAGTGAAAGTTCGCGCGCACGATGCTGAGGAGCATCATCGATAGCAATAGCAATGCCCGAGctagcgacgcgacgcgacgcgacgcgatgccgCGGATTCAGAGcacgaagaaagaaaattataccGCGCGGCTCGGCCGGGAATACCGATTTATCGTGCCGCGTTACATCACGTCGCGGCATCGGTTTAATGATAATTGAGATATCCGACTTAATGCCAATAACGAACGCAAAAAGAAAATCAGAAGGAAAGAACCCGTTAAGAGGGACAAGGTCTGCCGGTTGCCGCCCGTTCGAAAACCGGCGATCACTCGAGACCTTTGCGAACCCTGTAATTACACCTTCAGCGGTTCCGATCGTTCTCGCGTCAACAGTTCGTTCATTCGATCGATCTATCACGTAACTAATTGTCTTCGAGATGACCGTCGCGATTTTACTTGAACAACTCGGTGCCAGTTTTCATGTCCGACGCGTTTTCTCCGGCGATGAAGTGACATTCACGCGAACGGTTAAGAAACGGTTAATCCCCTTGGCAGTATCTTGAGCAAACAACGAGAAGCGATCCCGACAGGCGCGAACTCAGTGTTGTCGCTGTCGGTTAAACTTTGCCCGAGCGGCTGTCGCGTGCGGACCACGGTTTTACTTTCAAAAGTGAGAACTAGAAGAAGCTAGTTGAGAAGTGGGTTAATTGGTGCGTTAAGGGGATCGTCAACCGTGTGGACCTCTCGCTGCATCCGATGTCAGGGTCACTTCGGTAAGATCTTGCCAACCGCTTTCCAAAGTCCATACCGAGCCACGAAATGGCGAGTTTTATGATCTCGGAGATCCCGGGGTTCGTCGTGTTTATGCTTGTTACACGCCCTCcgtctccctccctctcgccgAACCTTCAGCGCAATTACCTTTTACTTGCACAGGAATGTCTGACCGGTAAAAGTCACTGTTCATTCTTACGGGCCAGCAAAATGTTTAAAGTGATCTCTCTTCCATTACCCTCGGTGAATAGAGTCTATTAAACCGAATTGATGAGGCTGCTGCAAAATTGAATCACCCTTCGTTAATACTTATTAAGCGGATGTTAATATGATCAAGGAACAGCGgggaataaaatagaaactcgAATCGAGACTGACAAATCTCCGACGAGGTGTTCTTTACTTTATACGATTAATTTAAACGTACCGTTCGTTCGGGGTTTTGTATTTCGATTCTTTTCACTTTTCAGACAACGAAGGCGTTCCTACCCTCTATGATGGAGGAAAACAAGGGCCACATCGTGAGCATAGCCAGCTTGGCCGGTCACGTGGGAGTGCCGACATTGGTGGACTACTGCACCTCGAAATTCGCGGCAGTCGGTTTCGAGGAGGCTCTCCACATGGAACTCGCGGTACCTATAAATTCTCTGACATTTTACACCAATTTAATCAAATACTGCAATTTTCTGTCTAACATTTTCTATTTaactatttcattaaattgCTTCGTATGCATTCTAGGCTGACGGATATAAAATCAACACCACCGTCATATGTCCGTTCTTCATTCGCAGTACCGGCATGTTCGAGGATATTTCGCCTAGGTATGAATACGTTCATTTTACTATGAATCGAATATATAACGCAAGCTCGTGTTTATTAACGTTCACGGTTATTCATGTTTCGGTTCCCTTCTCAGGTTTGTACCAAGACTTAGTCCCAATGAAGTGGCTGACCGTGTCGTGTCCGCCATGAGGTGCAACGAGAAGATCGCCGTTGTACCTGGTTACCTTTACTTCATGCTCGTCTGTAAATGGTAACATTTATTACCTTACTTTTAAAAGATTCATCATTTTATTGTTTGGGGTAATTTCGGGTGGCTAGTTCAATTATCTCGCATAAAGAATTGCTGCAACCTTCTCATTTGCAATTACAAATCCTGTTGATTATTTCGTAAGAAAGTAATTCATGTTTATTTGGGAGTCAAATCTGGTGTTCCATTTCTTTCAGTTTCCATTTAAATGCGTTTCAATGAAAAGATGGCCATCTATTCCAAGATAACCctataaaatttatcattattcCTCTTATTCGAATAATACCTCCCGATTCTACCGATGAAGACAATCGAGCACTGATCCTCGAATGTTCGTATATTGCAGGGCCTTCCCATGGGCCTGCGCGGGAATGTTCATCCGAGGGGTAGTCACCAGCACGCTGAGCGTCTACAACACGCCGAAGAAGGCCGCGCCCAAGCCGAAGGAGGAGATCGTCGCCGACGTGATAACGAAACACCAGAACGGCGCGAACATGGAGCAGCTAACGAGACGCGTCTCCAGCACGGAGAGGAAGCCGTAGTTCGTTATTTTCCGTTGACTAATCCGTGTCCAAGAACGTTTCGAAATCGGATCCATTAGTTCAGCACCTCTATTGGACAATGAAACAACGAGAACGGGTACAACACCGTCGAATCACGATACCGTTGATAACGCTCATGTAATTCCGTAGCACATTGCAAAACTCGTCACGCACGTACACGTTAGGGTTTTATCGAGCTCGTTCCGTGCGAGCCGATTGTTACGCAAAAAAAGAAATTGTCGGGCGACAAGCTGCCTCCGTTCCGGCGTGAAACGTAGACCCGATTATTCTTTCGCAACGTTCGCGACGCGGCCGATCGGCGATGATCCGGCGGAGTATCTTGCGAAGGAGAGGATCGAAACCTTTAAGAACGATTTCTTTGCTTTCAAGCCGCGCCGGAGAAAAAAAGACGTCGACGGGGACGTTCTAGGAGAGTGAAAGTTTCGGACGCGTCCGTTCGAACACGTGTTTTGTTCGACGTTGAACAGAATTCGCTCGTATTGacgttatttaattttgtaagaggaggagagagcgagagtgACGGAGAGAGCCACCCGCGGCACAGACTCGCGGAACGTTTGTCCGAACGGCACGGGTATCTACCACTTCTTTTTACCAATAATCGGCGCCAATGTGTGATACATTAAACGTTCGTTGTTCTAGATTGTAAGGATAGGCTTAAGGACTTTCCTATTTGTAATTTCTAACCGGCAGCTCGCGGATGGGACACGTGCGATCAGTCACGCGGATTCGAGTCCGCCGAATGTAGTCGCCAGGCGACCAATTTGTCAAAACGAGAAATAAATTTCCTAGAATATTTACCCGGCGTTTCTGTTTAACCACCGGGATTTCTCTCTTAGAGGCGAGACGCGGCGATTTCGGGGGCTAACGTATTTCGCGAAACGCGGATGACTCGGATATTTTTAGAAAGTTGTTAATGGGAAGGTTAATAATAAACGGAACAGAATGCGTACGCGCGATCAGAAAAGGCTAGTTTCGCGATTATGTCATCGGAACGGTCGTTCTACTCTCCGGAGAATGTACACGGCTGCGAGACTCTTTTTTATCCCGTTTGGTTACTGTGTCAACGAAATGCGGCGATAATGGAGCCACACACGGATCACGATGTTGCACAAGCGACGTCATTCATGGATGGAAGGCAATCATCATTCTGatcgtattaaaaatacatttacgtATACCTTTCCGTTGAACCGGTTGATCCCTGGTTTACATTAAATTCGATAAAAGGAGAAAACGGAATTTGAGTGTTATCTGAACGAAGAAACGGTTAATTCGAGAGGGGGAGGGGCTCTAACTGTATCAAGATAATGACTACACCTTTGTGTTATCTCCTATAAAAAGAATTGTGCTCCAGTTGAAACTCTTTTCAACCTTTTCTATAGGGATAATGATATGCGAGTGGTACACGCGCTCGTCGTGCTGTGATCGAGATTACACATAAGTGGACGAACACGTTTTTCTACTGTAACTGTTACATGTGCATAGGGAACGATGTATTTTACACAGATACGAACGATGTAGTTTTTCAAGCCATAGGTGTTTCGAGATTAAGCGAACGCTCcagatacatttattttattagctATACTACACACTGAACTCTTTTGTATTTACATTTCCACGTAAATGTCGTatctattgttatatttattcaacATATAGTCATGGGTTTGCCAGCTGCTCTATAACGTGATGTTTGCGACAGAATTCAACGCGTTTTACGGTGACTAGTTAGTTcgctttcattatttttttgtgTCCTCCGAGTCTTCGAGGCCACCCGGTATGTACAGACACCGACATTGTCTATCTGGGTTACATTGGAATCACCGGCAGAAGTTTCACCGACACTATTTTGATCCTAGCTCACCGACAACGGCATCAGCCAACAACAACGTCGATAAATAGCAACTTTTACAGTCGCAACAGCAGTCTGTGCGTCCCTTTGTCCTGAATTACTTGTGCCTCGATGATATTTGATTCTGTGATAATTAAACTTAGAATGCAAAAAGAATCTTTCTCCACGCTTGAAAAACAGTTATCCCACTATCGCGGAAGTTATGTCGTCAAATCGAAACGAATCGAACACTTCGGTTAACGATTGCGCTCACAGAAAGTGTAGAAGCTTAAAAAAATGCACGCATTTTTATGTACACCTTCGTCACAGACAGATTTCAATCTAAACATTCACGCAATTCGAGGAGAAGGCGCATACGATTCGCAGAATGTCGGTCAATGCTGCTGCCGGATAATGCTGTTGTCAGTCAAGGCTGGTAATAGCAAATTCTCGTCGTTGATTTTgatgtaatttgtttatctgTTGCGCGTAGAGCACACAGTAAACATTATCAGCGAGCCAACGTCATCCCGCGGATTGGCAATGAAACAACAATACAGCGTCCAGTATCGTTGCATCGATGAAACGCGGATCGATGAAAATCCAAAACGGCGTTGCATTCGGTCGCGGTATCGCTCGATCAACCAGTTGCCGGTAGAAATTCGCATGGGAGATAAAATCGGGCGGCGTAGAGTAAATACCGCGGCACGATACCGGATCTGCGCTATCTATTTCTGTTTTCCGTGTATCGTTATCAATACCGCAGATAGTGGACACATTAGCCGCGCTATTCGTGCCAATTGCGACAGTTACGTTTCAGATTCCTTTCCGGTAGAGGCGGGAATTGGGAGGAATCCGCGGTTACATTTAGCCGAAAGTAAGAcgaattaaaagtaaaagttcCATCGAAAATGGGCGACGAAGGGAGCCGCAAGTGCTGATAGTTTGTTCGGATGATTTCTATTCGCGTCTTACACGATTAACCGTAAAAATGAGGATTACTCGAGCATTGCTGCTCCTGGCTACCCTGTTCAGCGAATGGGATCGTTTCGAAGCGGTGGACACGGAGCTAATGAGGCTCTGCGTCTCTCAGAACACGTGCGAAAATTGCTTGGAGGCGAGCTTGGCTTGTGCATGGTGCAGTGATTGGGTAAACCATTCAAAGTTTCGTTTCCTTTCTGTGCCATTGAGTTATAAAAACTCGCGGATAGTTGGATAGGTCGTTGATAAGCTATCTTCGCTAGATCCACGTCATTCGATCATTTCCTATACGCCCGAAACCATTCGCAGATGTGCCTTAAAGTAACCGAACGATTCCTTTTCAACTGTGTCCTTAGTCCTTCTCGAATTCGACGTTAGGTCGACCGAGATGCAACCTAGAAGACAATCTATGGGCGTTCGGTTGTCCGTCAGAAGAAATCCGTACTGCTCCTTCAGGATCAGTGGAGCTCGTGGAAGATTTCGACTTCCAGGACGTGCAAGAGGCCGGCCAGACACCCTTACAGTTGAAACCGCAGAAAGTGAAAATGAGGATCAGGCCGAAGGAAAGCAGAACGGTTAACCTCTATTATAGGCCAGCCAAGTGCGTTTCCTTGTTCAGTACTAGATATTTGTATCTGTGAATATTTAACCCTGGAGGAACTAATGCTCGAAAGCTGAGCAAGTTCGTAGTATTAAGTTTCGATCGATTAGTGAACGGGTTCCGTGAATTCTCATGATTCTTTTAGGAACTATCCGCTAGACTTATACTATTTGATGGACTTGACATGGTCGATGAAGGACGACAAAGACACTATGGTCGCTCTAGGGCTAAACATGACGGACACCATCGGAAAGTTCACCAATAATTTCCGTTTCGGTTTCGGTAGCTACGCCGACAAACCCCTGATGCCTTTCGTTTTCCCCGGACACGAGGACAATCCTTGTAAAAGCGAGCATAGCGTCTGCTCGCCGCTGTACGCCTTTCAGCACCGAATGAGTCTCAGCGAGAACATTCACCGGTTTATCAAAGAGGTAACTATTCAGCTGATCAGACGGAACAGCTCGGAAACATTAGGGAGAAGCGCTGAGGCTGGACTAATTGACTTCAGATGAACGAGAGCTCCGTCACGGGAAATGTGGACAACTTAGAAGCGGGGATGGACGGTGTGGTGCAGAGTATCGTCTGCGCGAAAGAAGTGGGCTGGGCGCATCAGGCGCGGAAAATCATATTGATGGCCACGGATGGGTTTCTGCATTTCGCCGGAGACGGAAAGGTACCGCGAAAATAACAACGGACGAATAACACGGTCGCGCGGAACGGGGAGAAACGAAATTCacctgaaaatattgaaatgccCATTAGCTGATCGGTACCGTAGCTCGTTCAGACTTCAAGTGCCATTTGGACGGGGACGGGAAGTACGCTATGTCCACGAAGTTCGATTATCCGTCTCTGGAGGAGGTGTCGAGGCTCCTGAAGGAAAACAAAGTTAACCTGATATTCGCCGTGACGGAGGATCGACGGGCGGAGTACGAATCGATCGCAAATCTGTTGAAACAGAAGGCGCGGGTCGCCACGTTGACCAGTGACAGTTCGAACATCTTGGAGATCATCGAGAGCTCTTATCACGAGTTGATCTCGAAGGTTGTGTTGCAGGACAATTCGACGGATCCGCTTCGATTGCAATACCTTTCGAATTGTGGGAAAAAGGACGGTGAATATTTATACACGTCGGAATGCGATGGGATACAGGAAGGCGAGGTTTACAAGTTCACGGCGATGCTCTCATTCGACAAGTGTCCGCGAAACGAGAGTTTATGGgtaaatagaatttcaatttaacatCGGAACTAACAGATCGCTGAAAATCTGAATAGATGCATTTATAGAGTGGCATATTTTATTATGATGGTGACCGTGCCTCCAATCGCCCCTTGTTGACGGTGATCGTGTACGCACTGCCCTCTGCTGATGGTGACCGTGTGCACAATCGCCCCTGAAAATAGCAACCGTTTTAATGGAGTTTGTTCCGCAGATGTTAGGCTCTACATTTGACCCCAATGCAACAGTTGATTTACTCTTTCCGTGTCTATTATAGCCGTGTCGTGAATTCATCGTCAAAA includes the following:
- the LOC116434987 gene encoding epidermal retinol dehydrogenase 2, with protein sequence MSFLRSVGDVIGFLILTVFSIIESLVKMLIPAKYKMKSIAGEIALVTGGGGGLGSLIALRLANLGAIVVIWDVNKAGMEETVKLVQAAGGTCYGYVCDLCDREDVYKKAAVVKAEVGKVTILINNAGVVSGMKFMDTPDKLIIRTMDVNVMSHFWTTKAFLPSMMEENKGHIVSIASLAGHVGVPTLVDYCTSKFAAVGFEEALHMELAADGYKINTTVICPFFIRSTGMFEDISPRFVPRLSPNEVADRVVSAMRCNEKIAVVPGYLYFMLVCKWAFPWACAGMFIRGVVTSTLSVYNTPKKAAPKPKEEIVADVITKHQNGANMEQLTRRVSSTERKP
- the LOC116435048 gene encoding integrin beta-nu — protein: MRITRALLLLATLFSEWDRFEAVDTELMRLCVSQNTCENCLEASLACAWCSDWSFSNSTLGRPRCNLEDNLWAFGCPSEEIRTAPSGSVELVEDFDFQDVQEAGQTPLQLKPQKVKMRIRPKESRTVNLYYRPAKNYPLDLYYLMDLTWSMKDDKDTMVALGLNMTDTIGKFTNNFRFGFGSYADKPLMPFVFPGHEDNPCKSEHSVCSPLYAFQHRMSLSENIHRFIKEMNESSVTGNVDNLEAGMDGVVQSIVCAKEVGWAHQARKIILMATDGFLHFAGDGKLIGTVARSDFKCHLDGDGKYAMSTKFDYPSLEEVSRLLKENKVNLIFAVTEDRRAEYESIANLLKQKARVATLTSDSSNILEIIESSYHELISKVVLQDNSTDPLRLQYLSNCGKKDGEYLYTSECDGIQEGEVYKFTAMLSFDKCPRNESLWKQTIIIEDALASKASEIVIEVELLCGCNCKDSHNSHCLHGSDECGLCKCDSGWSGEHCDCNISSSTENRLKCIGPDSSKICSDKGECICGSCVCDEGYKGQYCECSACDKYDGLECSGRGTCTCGVCQCLKGWKGNGCQCPLTEVLCMAPGSTDVCAGRGYCDCGECRCNVTAEDGTYYRGKYCELSVGSGGGSLCALYNACVNATIENPQGIDEFCRTNVTDYTTKKVDSVDKGNEHYCIVSTVGETQTCFIQYTYEFQRNHDVLLKIGEKICNAPINVASVSLQIIAVTFFFATICLLIWKFWTTYKDKQEYQKFEIDRQKTTFSLNQNPLFRPATTEFRVPSVINED